In one Alphaproteobacteria bacterium SS10 genomic region, the following are encoded:
- the rsmB gene encoding 16S rRNA (cytosine(967)-C(5))-methyltransferase RsmB: MTSRPAREKPGRNRPPHGGQKRGRSQSNRGPGKEPAGLPPRLAAINLLHQVLNQTEPLDDLLDKEKSFTRLSPRDRALCYRLVLAVLRHLGTLDLVIEKCLTKPKDLREHDLRQILRIGAAQLLFLDTPPHAAVDTCLHMADARKLGRTKGLANAVLRRIDRERETILEGALTGEINTPDWLWESWVEQYGAEQAEAIAAQHREPPAIDITVKSPAQATELATSLEAEALPNGSLRRPLGGGIDQLPGFTEGDWWVQDAAASLPAKLFGDDLSGKRIADLCAAPGGKAAQLAAAGADVLALDRSSARLERLQENIIRLKLDEQVKTMRGDARSWRPQEPLDGVLLDAPCSATGTIRRHPDVAWLKTPDDVDALAEQQAAMLINAIEMTKPGGTIIYATCSLEPMEGEAQVERLLSLGAPIETQPIEAGWQGVTADMLTEEGWLRALPSHWPNQGGLDGFFAARLTRLADK, translated from the coding sequence ATGACAAGCCGACCGGCGCGCGAGAAGCCAGGGCGCAACCGACCGCCCCATGGCGGCCAGAAGCGTGGCCGTAGCCAGAGCAACCGTGGACCAGGCAAAGAGCCTGCGGGCCTGCCGCCACGGCTAGCGGCCATCAACCTGTTGCATCAGGTGTTGAACCAAACAGAGCCGCTGGATGACCTTCTTGATAAGGAGAAGAGCTTCACCCGGTTAAGCCCGCGAGACCGGGCGCTCTGCTATCGCTTGGTGCTGGCTGTCCTCCGCCATCTGGGCACATTGGATCTGGTAATTGAAAAATGCCTGACCAAGCCCAAGGACCTGCGTGAACATGATCTGCGTCAGATCTTGCGGATTGGCGCGGCACAGCTGCTATTCCTAGACACCCCACCGCACGCCGCGGTGGATACCTGCCTACATATGGCGGACGCGCGCAAACTTGGCCGGACCAAGGGGCTCGCCAATGCCGTTTTGCGCCGGATCGACCGGGAGCGCGAAACCATTCTTGAGGGCGCGTTGACCGGTGAGATCAACACGCCGGACTGGCTATGGGAAAGCTGGGTTGAGCAATACGGCGCCGAACAGGCCGAGGCCATCGCCGCCCAACACCGTGAACCACCCGCGATCGATATCACGGTTAAAAGCCCGGCACAGGCCACCGAACTGGCAACCAGCCTGGAGGCCGAGGCACTGCCGAATGGCAGCTTACGCCGACCGCTGGGTGGCGGGATTGATCAGCTACCCGGGTTTACCGAGGGTGATTGGTGGGTGCAAGACGCCGCCGCCAGCCTCCCAGCAAAACTGTTTGGCGATGATTTGAGCGGTAAGCGGATCGCCGATCTCTGTGCGGCACCGGGCGGTAAAGCGGCCCAACTCGCCGCTGCTGGGGCCGATGTGTTGGCACTTGATCGCTCCTCTGCGCGGCTTGAGCGCCTGCAAGAGAACATCATCCGACTAAAGCTGGATGAGCAGGTGAAAACCATGCGCGGCGATGCCCGCAGCTGGCGCCCACAAGAACCGCTCGACGGTGTCCTGCTTGACGCCCCCTGCTCTGCTACCGGCACCATCCGTCGGCACCCCGATGTGGCGTGGCTGAAAACCCCAGACGATGTCGACGCATTAGCAGAACAACAGGCAGCGATGTTGATCAATGCCATTGAGATGACAAAGCCTGGAGGGACCATCATCTACGCCACCTGTTCGCTTGAGCCCATGGAGGGCGAAGCCCAGGTAGAACGTTTACTATCCCTTGGTGCACCCATTGAAACCCAGCCGATTGAGGCGGGTTGGCAGGGTGTAACGGCGGATATGTTGACCGAAGAGGGCTGGTTGCGTGCGTTACCGAGCCATTGGCCAAACCAAGGTGGCCTCGACGGCTTCTTCGCCGCCCGGCTAACTCGGCTAGCGGATAAGTAG
- the htpX gene encoding zinc metalloprotease HtpX, translating to MGYAKTAMLMAGMTAVFLMLGFMLGGEGGMIMALVFAIAMNGFAYWNSDKMVLRMYGAREVDERSAPKLYGMTREMAVRAGMPVPRVYIIDNPQPNAFATGRNPENAAVAATTGLLQRLSDEEVAGVMAHELAHIANRDTLIMTVTATIAGAISMLANFVLFFGGRDRNSPLGPIGVLLVAILAPFAAMIVQMAISRSREYEADRIGAEICGEPRWLASALQRIQGAASTIDYPRAEANPATAHMFIINPLHVHAMDGLFSTHPKTEERISRLMAMGGGGQTKVSSQPSRMAPTAGQRMAQQRWREPRQRKAGPWG from the coding sequence ATGGGTTACGCAAAAACAGCAATGCTAATGGCGGGCATGACCGCCGTGTTCCTTATGCTTGGCTTTATGCTTGGTGGTGAGGGCGGCATGATTATGGCCCTTGTCTTTGCCATCGCCATGAACGGGTTTGCCTATTGGAACTCGGACAAGATGGTGCTGCGCATGTATGGCGCCCGTGAGGTTGATGAGCGTAGCGCGCCGAAACTATATGGCATGACCCGGGAGATGGCGGTTCGCGCGGGTATGCCTGTGCCGCGCGTCTATATCATCGACAATCCGCAACCAAACGCCTTCGCCACCGGTCGTAACCCCGAGAATGCTGCCGTTGCGGCCACAACCGGCCTGCTGCAACGCCTATCCGATGAGGAAGTGGCCGGCGTCATGGCGCATGAGTTGGCCCATATCGCCAATCGGGACACCCTGATCATGACGGTGACCGCAACAATCGCCGGCGCCATCTCCATGCTCGCCAACTTTGTCCTATTCTTTGGTGGGCGGGATCGGAATAGCCCCCTAGGCCCTATCGGCGTTCTTCTGGTCGCCATCCTGGCCCCGTTCGCCGCCATGATCGTGCAAATGGCAATCAGCCGATCGCGCGAGTATGAGGCAGACCGTATTGGCGCAGAGATCTGCGGAGAGCCGCGTTGGCTCGCCTCCGCCCTTCAACGAATTCAAGGTGCCGCCAGCACCATCGACTACCCGCGGGCTGAGGCAAACCCAGCGACAGCGCACATGTTCATCATCAACCCGCTGCATGTGCATGCGATGGATGGCCTGTTCTCAACCCACCCCAAAACCGAAGAGCGGATTAGCCGCCTGATGGCCATGGGCGGTGGTGGTCAGACAAAGGTTTCCAGCCAACCAAGCCGCATGGCACCCACCGCTGGACAGCGTATGGCTCAGCAGCGCTGGCGCGAGCCGCGACAACGTAAGGCAGGGCCCTGGGGCTGA
- a CDS encoding DUF1674 domain-containing protein: protein MTDDTKSAANDQVSEEATTDDAAAKKSRKLKEIGGPPGPEPTRYGDWENKGRCTDF, encoded by the coding sequence ATGACGGACGACACCAAATCTGCCGCCAATGATCAGGTTAGTGAAGAGGCTACAACCGATGACGCTGCGGCCAAGAAGTCTCGCAAGCTGAAAGAGATCGGCGGTCCACCGGGGCCTGAGCCTACGCGTTATGGCGATTGGGAAAATAAGGGGCGCTGTACCGATTTTTGA
- a CDS encoding PH domain-containing protein, producing the protein MADDDQNYWPAALENLSYDRVSITGDLVRGVFGIAATFGPLLLVPDVHPVFVAILGSLGALFSWFLIRTGMRWPVRVAVSPNGLSLRNGVGSTETLAWQDLQAVQLRYYSTRRDRDEGWLQLELSHRSGQKLKLDSNLAEFGTVGEYAAIAAQRHGLTVDTTSADNFLFLGVAPRWLTDRTVGDENPGETTT; encoded by the coding sequence TTGGCTGACGACGATCAAAACTACTGGCCAGCGGCACTGGAGAACCTCAGCTATGACCGGGTTTCCATTACCGGGGATCTAGTCCGTGGGGTGTTTGGCATCGCGGCCACCTTTGGCCCCTTGCTACTGGTTCCCGATGTGCACCCGGTCTTTGTTGCCATTCTCGGCAGCCTGGGCGCCCTATTCAGCTGGTTCCTAATCCGCACGGGTATGCGCTGGCCGGTTCGGGTCGCGGTTAGCCCTAATGGGCTATCCCTGCGCAACGGGGTCGGATCGACCGAAACACTGGCCTGGCAAGATCTTCAAGCGGTCCAGCTTCGCTACTACTCAACCAGGCGTGACCGGGATGAGGGTTGGCTGCAGCTTGAGCTATCACACCGCAGCGGCCAAAAGCTAAAACTAGACAGCAATCTGGCTGAATTCGGCACGGTCGGTGAGTATGCGGCCATCGCCGCCCAGCGCCATGGGCTAACGGTGGACACCACCAGCGCCGACAACTTTTTGTTCCTCGGCGTGGCGCCACGCTGGTTAACAGACCGCACGGTTGGGGACGAAAACCCTGGCGAAACGACTACCTAA
- a CDS encoding histidine phosphatase family protein: MAGTKVVICRHGPTNWNRTGRVQGHRDVPLSDHGRQLIRGWQLPTSEPITAWWSSPLIRAVETANRLGAQNLKTDDRLIEGDWGDWDGQRLADIRAAIPDVMEKLEAKGLDFLPPNGESPRMARDRLAAFLTDMAGTDGTVAVVCHKGVMRALYSLAVDWDMTHDPADKLRDACCHLYELDAGGHPTILQLNIPLAPNAEKQAW; this comes from the coding sequence ATGGCAGGCACCAAGGTTGTTATCTGCCGTCATGGGCCGACCAACTGGAACCGCACTGGCCGGGTTCAGGGCCATCGCGACGTCCCCCTGTCTGACCACGGTCGACAGCTTATCCGTGGCTGGCAGCTACCTACCAGTGAGCCAATCACTGCCTGGTGGTCGAGCCCCCTGATCCGGGCTGTTGAGACGGCTAACCGCCTCGGTGCCCAGAACCTCAAAACCGATGACCGCTTGATTGAGGGAGATTGGGGTGATTGGGATGGCCAACGCCTCGCTGATATCCGTGCCGCTATCCCCGATGTGATGGAAAAACTGGAAGCCAAGGGCCTTGACTTCCTGCCACCGAATGGTGAGAGCCCACGTATGGCGCGCGACCGCCTGGCCGCCTTCCTCACCGACATGGCCGGAACTGACGGCACCGTTGCGGTCGTTTGCCATAAGGGGGTGATGCGTGCCCTCTACAGCCTCGCCGTTGATTGGGACATGACCCACGACCCGGCGGACAAGCTGCGCGATGCTTGCTGCCATCTCTATGAGCTGGATGCCGGTGGCCACCCGACCATCCTGCAATTGAACATCCCATTGGCCCCAAATGCTGAGAAGCAGGCCTGGTGA
- the xth gene encoding exodeoxyribonuclease III, which translates to MALRVATWNINSVRLRIDMVTRFLAEYQPDVLCLQETKSPDGAFPTAAFEEAGYPHLEIAGMKGYNGVAVVSKHPLSNGESFDRCGKSDCRHVAASLADGTEIHSIYIPAGGDEPDRKKNEKFDHKLNFVTELTEWFPAKRSTKNPIIAVGDFNIAPLETDVWSHKQLLNVVSHTPIEVEHLDKMQASFKWHDAVRGYLGEEDKIYSWWSYRARDWEASDRGRRLDHIWVTPPLADKVTNAEILKPIRGWEPKPSDHCPVMIDLDV; encoded by the coding sequence ATGGCGCTTCGCGTTGCCACCTGGAACATCAACTCCGTGCGTCTGCGCATCGATATGGTCACGCGTTTCCTCGCTGAGTATCAGCCGGACGTGCTGTGCCTTCAGGAAACGAAGAGCCCAGATGGCGCCTTCCCGACCGCAGCGTTTGAGGAGGCGGGCTACCCCCATCTCGAGATTGCCGGGATGAAGGGCTATAACGGCGTTGCTGTCGTTTCAAAGCATCCGTTGAGCAATGGTGAGAGCTTTGATCGCTGCGGTAAGTCAGATTGTCGGCACGTGGCCGCCAGCCTCGCCGATGGCACGGAAATCCACTCAATCTACATCCCAGCCGGTGGTGATGAGCCAGATCGGAAGAAGAACGAGAAGTTCGATCACAAGCTGAACTTCGTCACCGAGCTGACCGAATGGTTCCCGGCGAAACGCAGTACCAAGAACCCGATCATCGCGGTGGGCGACTTCAATATTGCACCGCTGGAAACCGATGTTTGGTCACATAAACAACTGCTGAACGTGGTTAGCCACACACCGATTGAGGTTGAGCATCTGGACAAGATGCAGGCCAGCTTCAAATGGCACGACGCAGTTCGCGGCTATCTGGGTGAGGAAGATAAAATCTATTCCTGGTGGAGCTACCGCGCACGGGATTGGGAGGCCTCAGACCGTGGCCGTCGCCTTGACCACATTTGGGTGACCCCGCCACTTGCGGACAAGGTAACCAACGCCGAAATCTTAAAGCCGATCCGTGGCTGGGAACCAAAACCATCCGACCACTGCCCCGTGATGATCGATTTGGACGTTTGA
- a CDS encoding fumarylacetoacetate hydrolase family protein, producing the protein MTNQFVFDPPATVAVPVAGSAAQFPIRRIFCVGRNYSDHVREMGGDPSDTPPVFFTKPADAVVRVDDKGTTGVAYPPGTDSLHHEVELVVALKSGGSHIPEADALSHVYGYAVGVDMTRRDIQKRAAEAGQPWDMAKGFDQSAPLGPIQPMPGQDMPKGGITLSVDGELRQSSDLDHMIWKLPPIISRLSALIHLEPGDLIYTGTPDGVGPVTRGQTVKAAIDGLPPISFDIT; encoded by the coding sequence ATGACCAACCAATTCGTTTTTGACCCACCGGCCACCGTCGCGGTGCCCGTGGCCGGATCGGCGGCCCAATTCCCAATCCGCCGCATCTTCTGTGTTGGCCGCAACTATTCCGACCATGTGCGGGAAATGGGCGGCGACCCAAGCGATACGCCGCCGGTCTTCTTCACCAAGCCAGCCGATGCGGTAGTCCGGGTCGATGATAAGGGCACCACTGGCGTCGCCTATCCCCCCGGCACTGACAGCCTGCACCATGAGGTTGAGTTGGTCGTGGCCCTCAAATCTGGTGGTAGCCACATCCCAGAAGCGGACGCGCTAAGCCATGTTTATGGCTACGCGGTTGGTGTCGACATGACCCGTCGTGACATCCAAAAGCGCGCCGCCGAGGCTGGCCAGCCCTGGGATATGGCAAAGGGGTTTGACCAATCCGCCCCGCTGGGCCCAATCCAACCGATGCCCGGGCAAGACATGCCAAAAGGCGGGATCACCCTTTCCGTGGATGGTGAGTTGCGCCAAAGCTCAGATCTCGATCACATGATCTGGAAGCTGCCGCCGATCATCAGCCGCCTGTCTGCCCTCATCCATCTTGAGCCTGGCGACCTGATTTACACCGGTACGCCGGATGGCGTCGGCCCGGTCACCAGAGGGCAGACGGTCAAGGCCGCGATTGACGGCCTGCCACCGATCAGCTTCGACATCACTTAA
- a CDS encoding gamma-glutamyl-gamma-aminobutyrate hydrolase family protein, whose product MAVKQTPSEQGQVRPIIGITTCYEPAKDPDKNMPAWFTKDPYVEAVIKAVGGVPVLLPSAATAEASTIAALIDGWLGALDGILVTGSPSNVEPARYNGPPSAKGTEHDPARDAYTLPLIRAAIDRGVPLLAICRGHQELNVALGGSLHQLLHEVPGRFDHRDDESKPLPERFGPAHMVKHRPDGFFQIAMDCDESLVNSLHTQGIDRLATGLLEESVAPDGTIEAVSVKGAKNFAVGVQWHPEWHYETSETSMALFRAFQQSSIARHYERTGLAPVAASA is encoded by the coding sequence ATGGCCGTTAAGCAGACACCATCAGAACAGGGTCAAGTCAGGCCAATCATTGGTATTACGACCTGTTACGAGCCAGCTAAAGATCCGGACAAGAACATGCCGGCCTGGTTCACCAAGGACCCGTATGTTGAGGCGGTGATTAAGGCGGTCGGCGGTGTGCCTGTTCTACTGCCAAGTGCCGCAACGGCGGAGGCGAGCACCATCGCCGCCCTCATTGATGGTTGGCTAGGCGCCCTGGATGGCATTCTGGTCACCGGCAGCCCATCGAATGTTGAGCCCGCCCGCTATAACGGCCCGCCCAGTGCTAAAGGCACCGAGCATGACCCGGCCCGCGATGCCTACACGCTGCCACTGATCCGTGCCGCGATTGATCGGGGCGTGCCCTTGCTGGCGATTTGCCGTGGGCATCAGGAACTGAATGTTGCCCTAGGTGGCAGCCTGCATCAGTTGCTGCATGAGGTGCCGGGCCGATTTGACCATCGTGATGACGAGAGCAAACCTTTGCCCGAGCGCTTTGGTCCCGCCCATATGGTGAAACATCGCCCCGATGGGTTCTTCCAAATCGCCATGGATTGCGACGAATCCCTGGTCAATTCACTCCATACTCAAGGCATTGATCGGCTAGCCACCGGCCTACTGGAAGAGAGCGTGGCCCCCGATGGCACCATTGAGGCTGTCTCGGTTAAGGGCGCGAAAAACTTCGCGGTTGGCGTGCAATGGCATCCAGAATGGCATTACGAAACCAGCGAGACCTCAATGGCGCTGTTCCGCGCCTTCCAACAATCCAGCATCGCCCGACATTATGAACGAACTGGCCTTGCACCGGTTGCGGCCAGTGCCTAG
- a CDS encoding sterol desaturase family protein, producing the protein MDQSTLFLIIKVAAVFGWLGLLFTLERWRPKALDELRQPAPPNEGRFGWRRLLRNGTLWAGNLLLSPMVVLPVTALAASLSPVVRPEFLQGWTGLVLDILILDMAIYWWHRFNHEVPFLWRFHEIHHLDERLDTTSAVRFHFGEVVLSAFARAVPVLALGIPLTSVVVFELLVLISAIFQHSNIKLPLKLERALSRVLITPSIHWVHHHAKRADTDSNYGTILSIWDPIFGTRSATERQVDMRIGVEGLGDRPLKELLLRPFSRQHPPSLNPAKAGAGEKE; encoded by the coding sequence ATGGATCAGAGCACCCTCTTCCTCATCATAAAAGTTGCCGCCGTGTTCGGCTGGCTTGGCCTGCTGTTCACGCTTGAGCGGTGGCGACCGAAGGCGTTGGATGAGTTGCGGCAGCCAGCACCGCCGAATGAGGGGCGGTTTGGTTGGCGTCGCCTATTGCGCAATGGCACGCTATGGGCTGGCAACTTGTTGCTATCGCCAATGGTGGTGCTGCCGGTAACCGCCCTTGCCGCCAGTCTGTCTCCGGTCGTCCGGCCTGAGTTCTTGCAAGGTTGGACTGGCCTGGTCCTCGATATCCTAATCTTGGATATGGCGATCTATTGGTGGCATCGCTTCAACCATGAGGTGCCGTTCCTCTGGCGGTTTCATGAGATCCACCATCTGGATGAACGCCTGGATACCACCAGTGCTGTTCGGTTCCATTTTGGTGAGGTGGTGCTGTCAGCCTTCGCCCGTGCGGTGCCGGTTTTAGCGCTTGGCATCCCGCTCACCAGCGTTGTGGTGTTCGAGTTGCTGGTCCTGATCTCCGCGATCTTTCAGCATTCCAACATCAAACTGCCGCTAAAGCTTGAACGTGCCCTGTCGCGGGTCTTGATAACCCCATCGATCCACTGGGTGCATCACCATGCTAAGCGCGCGGATACCGACAGCAATTACGGCACGATCCTATCGATCTGGGATCCAATTTTCGGGACCAGAAGCGCGACGGAGCGTCAGGTGGATATGCGCATCGGTGTTGAGGGGCTGGGCGATCGGCCGTTGAAGGAGCTCTTGCTGCGCCCGTTTAGCCGACAGCATCCGCCGTCACTCAACCCCGCCAAAGCCGGGGCGGGAGAAAAAGAATAG
- a CDS encoding outer membrane lipoprotein carrier protein LolA, translating into MTLFRAAIAITLTVLLGLTMAPRAMAETDWQSPDDIISDVQRYLNELDTATAGFEQIYEGGETATGTFYLDRPGRLRFQYDVPNESFIVADGTFIYFWDDDLKQVSQTTIGDTLAFVLLQEDIRLYHGADDEEAPRVVVSEVQRIDNEVYLVLELRDDPGRGRLTVIFDAEPLTLSRWVVLDAQGFQTEVRLTDWLENTELDRDLFFFSRPGFGGVE; encoded by the coding sequence ATGACCCTATTTCGCGCTGCTATCGCCATCACACTGACCGTTCTTCTTGGCCTCACTATGGCACCCCGGGCCATGGCCGAAACTGATTGGCAGAGCCCGGATGACATCATCAGTGATGTTCAGCGCTACCTGAATGAGTTGGACACCGCGACGGCGGGGTTCGAGCAAATTTATGAGGGCGGGGAGACCGCCACCGGCACCTTCTATCTGGATCGTCCAGGACGCCTACGCTTCCAGTACGATGTGCCGAATGAGAGCTTTATCGTCGCCGATGGGACCTTCATCTATTTCTGGGATGACGACCTGAAGCAGGTCTCACAGACCACGATTGGCGACACCCTGGCCTTTGTCCTGCTGCAAGAGGATATCCGCCTCTATCACGGCGCCGACGATGAAGAGGCCCCGCGTGTTGTCGTCAGCGAAGTTCAACGCATTGATAATGAGGTCTATCTGGTTCTAGAGCTGCGCGATGATCCCGGCCGCGGCCGCCTAACCGTCATCTTCGATGCTGAACCTCTCACCCTCTCACGCTGGGTCGTGCTGGATGCCCAGGGCTTCCAGACTGAGGTGCGCCTAACCGACTGGCTCGAGAACACAGAGCTCGACCGGGATCTATTCTTTTTCTCCCGCCCCGGCTTTGGCGGGGTTGAGTGA
- the msrA gene encoding peptide-methionine (S)-S-oxide reductase MsrA — MAELERAILAGGCFWGMQDLIRKVPGVRDTRVGYSGGELENPTYNDIKKGDTNHAEAIEITFDPSALSYRRLLEFFYQIHDPTTVDRQGNDRGTQYRSAIFYLTDEQKQAAEEVTEAVNASGRWPGRVVTEITAAKPFWEAEDFHQDYLVKQPNGYTCHWVRPDWVLTGESLAS; from the coding sequence ATGGCAGAGTTAGAGCGAGCGATCCTGGCCGGTGGTTGCTTCTGGGGCATGCAGGATTTGATCCGCAAGGTTCCTGGCGTGCGTGACACCCGTGTCGGCTATAGCGGTGGCGAGCTGGAGAACCCGACCTATAACGACATTAAGAAGGGCGATACCAACCACGCTGAGGCGATTGAGATCACCTTTGACCCAAGCGCGCTTTCCTATCGTCGTCTGCTCGAGTTCTTCTATCAGATCCATGACCCAACCACGGTGGATCGCCAGGGCAATGATCGCGGCACCCAATATCGCTCTGCGATCTTCTACCTAACGGATGAGCAGAAGCAGGCTGCCGAAGAGGTGACGGAAGCCGTCAACGCCTCTGGCCGCTGGCCAGGCCGGGTGGTGACTGAGATCACAGCCGCAAAACCGTTTTGGGAAGCGGAGGATTTCCACCAGGATTATCTGGTGAAGCAGCCAAATGGCTATACCTGCCATTGGGTGCGCCCCGATTGGGTGCTGACCGGCGAAAGCCTGGCCAGCTAA
- a CDS encoding calcium-binding protein has translation MTVLTVVIPTGLAFDPTGLVDLDSPDFELLTADAGVIEILRFNGYIDRYTGSNLGAPDGLVTGYSLLNSVDNSTVFTLTDFTLPFDQVGGEAGDIVFQTLQGNDDLLGSIGPDRFFGFEGNDLIVGNGGGDVIYGNRGADIIYGNQDADFLFGGQGDDAMFGGQGVDVLYGNLAGDQLYGNLADDFLYGGAGSDRLFGGKGADVLQGNRDDDVLFGNRDDDVLDGGPGADTLVGGEGADFFVLRGDVGADLILDFEAGIDLVGAEQVIDVFDTQNGAIINTGVSEVIVLGIDAASLSARLVMI, from the coding sequence ATGACAGTATTGACGGTGGTGATCCCAACCGGGCTCGCCTTTGACCCGACCGGTCTTGTCGATCTTGATAGCCCGGATTTTGAACTACTGACCGCTGATGCTGGGGTGATCGAGATCCTCCGCTTCAACGGCTATATCGACCGTTATACCGGCAGTAATCTTGGTGCGCCCGATGGGTTGGTCACCGGCTACTCACTCCTGAACTCTGTTGATAACAGCACCGTCTTTACGCTGACGGATTTCACCCTGCCATTCGATCAGGTTGGTGGTGAGGCTGGGGATATCGTCTTTCAGACCCTACAGGGGAATGACGACCTCTTGGGCAGCATCGGCCCGGACCGTTTCTTCGGGTTTGAGGGTAATGACCTCATCGTCGGCAATGGCGGCGGTGATGTGATCTATGGCAATCGCGGTGCCGATATCATCTATGGCAACCAGGATGCGGACTTCCTTTTCGGTGGTCAGGGCGATGACGCCATGTTCGGTGGCCAGGGTGTGGATGTCCTCTACGGCAATCTGGCGGGTGATCAGCTTTACGGCAATTTGGCCGATGATTTCCTTTATGGTGGCGCCGGCAGTGACAGGCTGTTCGGCGGCAAGGGTGCCGATGTTCTGCAGGGCAATCGCGATGACGATGTCCTGTTTGGCAATCGCGATGATGATGTGCTCGACGGTGGACCAGGCGCCGATACCCTGGTAGGCGGCGAGGGGGCCGACTTCTTCGTGCTCAGGGGCGATGTTGGCGCTGACCTGATTTTGGATTTTGAAGCGGGGATTGATCTGGTCGGTGCCGAACAGGTTATCGACGTTTTTGATACCCAGAATGGCGCCATCATCAACACTGGTGTGAGTGAGGTAATCGTACTTGGCATCGACGCGGCGAGCCTATCCGCGCGCTTAGTGATGATTTGA
- a CDS encoding DJ-1/PfpI family protein, giving the protein MTNSTLAGTRIAMLVANGFEEVHFTETQRRFAGTGAEVTVISPENGLVNGWHEGSWGHYFPIDKQLSDVLAADYTAIIIPGGQRSIDKLAANPHARRIVTGFVDAEKPVLAFGHAPNLLVAFERAAGTKVSAEAAVAESLTGAGATVSEEMTTLSGSLMTSTVVEEEPLREVLDQAIELISATGQVADAA; this is encoded by the coding sequence ATGACCAACAGCACCCTCGCAGGAACCCGGATTGCAATGCTCGTCGCCAATGGCTTCGAAGAAGTTCATTTCACTGAGACCCAGCGTCGTTTCGCTGGCACTGGCGCCGAAGTGACTGTGATCAGCCCAGAGAATGGCCTGGTCAACGGTTGGCATGAAGGCTCCTGGGGCCATTACTTCCCAATCGACAAGCAGCTGAGCGACGTGCTCGCCGCTGATTACACCGCCATCATCATTCCTGGTGGTCAACGCAGCATCGATAAGCTGGCAGCCAACCCCCATGCGCGCCGCATCGTGACTGGTTTCGTTGACGCTGAGAAGCCAGTCCTGGCCTTCGGTCACGCACCGAACCTGCTGGTCGCTTTCGAGCGCGCCGCTGGCACCAAGGTGAGCGCGGAAGCTGCTGTCGCTGAGAGCCTGACCGGCGCTGGCGCCACCGTTAGCGAAGAGATGACCACCCTGAGCGGTTCTCTGATGACCTCAACCGTTGTTGAGGAAGAGCCACTTCGTGAGGTTCTGGATCAAGCAATCGAGCTGATCTCTGCTACCGGCCAAGTCGCCGACGCTGCCTAA